One window of Trifolium pratense cultivar HEN17-A07 linkage group LG5, ARS_RC_1.1, whole genome shotgun sequence genomic DNA carries:
- the LOC123882957 gene encoding uncharacterized protein LOC123882957 — translation MDPQTFIRLSIGSLGLRNTGSELSTETSGIQRLSSSYVCEIRLRGFPVQTSSVPLITSAEVIRDTQNIASSFYLEESDLKALLAPGCFYNPHACLEIAVFSGKKGSHCGVGVKRQQIGVFKMQVGPEWCEGKPLILFNGWIGIGKNKQENGKPGAELHLKVKLDPDPRYVFQFDDITRLSPQIVLLQGSKQPIFSCKFSKDRVSQIDSLSTYWSGSPDTSDLETERRERKGWKVKIHDLSGSAVAAAFITTPFVPSSGCDWVARSNPGAWLIVRPDVGGISESWQPWGKLEAWRERGIKDSICCKFHLLSEPQDGANRLMSEININAEKGGEFFIDTEKHMRTMATAESPIPSPQSSGDFGALSPVVGGFVMSCRVQGEGKRSKPLVQLALRHVTCVEDAAIFMALAAAVDLSIEACKPFRRKIRRGSRNSI, via the exons ATGGATCCACAGACCTTTATTAGGTTGTCGATAGGCTCTCTGGGTTTGAGAAATACTGGATCTGAACTGAGCACTGAAACATCCGGAATTCAAAGACTCTCTTCATCTTATGTGTGTGAGATACGGCTTCGAGGTTTTCCTGTTCAAACATCATCAGTCCCCTTAATAACGTCTGCAGAAGTTATACGCGATACACAAAACATTGCGTCTAGCTTTTACCTTGAGGAATCAGATTTAAAAGCATTGTTAGCTCCCGGTTGTTTCTATAATCCTCATGCTTGTTTGGAGATCGCCGTGTTTTCAGGGAAGAAGGGATCTCATTGTGGAGTCGGTGTCAAAAGGCAGCAAATTGGCGTTTTTAAAATGCAGGTTGGTCCTGAATGGTGTGAAGGAAAACCTTTGATTCTTTTCAATGGTTGGATAGGTATTGGCAAGAACAAACAGGAGAATGGAAAACCGGGTGCTGAGTTACATTTGAAAGTTAAACTAGATCCTGACCCTAGATATGTATTTCAATTCGATGATATAACGAGATTGAGTCCTCAGATAGTTCTGCTTCAAGGATCAAAGCAGCCAATCTTCAGTTGCAAGTTTAGTAAGGACAG GGTTTCCCAGATTGATTCGTTGAGCACTTACTGGTCGGGTTCTCCCGACACTTCTGACTTAGAAACCGAGAGGAGAGAGAGAAAGGGGTGGAAGGTGAAGATACATGATCTATCCGGCTCAGCTGTAGCTGCAGCCTTCATAACAACTCCCTTTGTTCCATCTTCAGGTTGTGACTGGGTTGCAAGATCCAACCCAGGAGCTTGGTTGATTGTCCGTCCAGATGTTGGTGGTATATCCGAAAGCTGGCAGCCGTGGGGAAAGCTCGAAGCATGGCGAGAGCGCGGCATTAAAGACTCTATATGCTGCAAATTCCATCTTCTATCTGAACCTCAAGATGGAGCCAATCGTCTTATGTctgaaataaatataaatgccGAAAAGGGTGGCGAGTTTTTCATAGATACTGAAAAACACATGAGAACCATGGCTACTGCTGAAAGTCCAATCCCTAGTCCACAAAGTAGCGGAGACTTTGGCGCACTAAGTCCAGTTGTTGGAGGTTTTGTCATGAGCTGTAGAGTTCAAGGTGAAGGAAAGCGTAGTAAGCCGTTAGTACAGCTGGCATTGCGACATGTGACGTGCGTGGAGGATGCTGCCATCTTCATGGCACTTGCTGCAGCCGTTGACCTTAGTATCGAAGCGTGTAAACCTTTCCGAAGGAAGATCAGAAGAGGTTCTCGGAATTCTATTTGA
- the LOC123886949 gene encoding LOB domain-containing protein 9-like — translation MSRRCPPDCEFGQYFPANRNEDFQKAIKLFGLSHILRIMRSVEPNERQAAADSILFEGSVWRFYPQRGLLRYELDLVNTISSTLRELQIANQLLAFFKDHANERPAGDMSGISTIREKGESSNASKQKEGVEDGEKGKGIIIEQDESEDSDEEEGPKKKCRI, via the exons atgaGTAGAAGATGCCCTCCTGATTGTGAATTTGGCCAATATTTTCCAGCCAATAGGAATGAAGATTTTCAGAAAGCCATTAAGCTTTTTGGATTAAGTCACATATTGAGAATTATGAGATCAGTTGAGCCAAATGAAAGACAAGCTGCTGCTGATTCAATTCTCTTTGAAGGCAGTGTTTGGAGATTTTATCCACAAAGGGGACTGCTTAGATATGAGTTGGATTTGGTTAACACAATATCTTCAACTTTGAGAGAATTACAAATTGCCAATCAACTTTTGGCATTTTTTAAGGATCATGCAAATGAAAGG CCTGCCGGAGATATGAGTGGTATTTCAACTATTCGTGAAAAAGGAGAATCAAG TAATGCATCCAAGCAAAAGGAAGGTGTTGAAGATGGTGAAAAGGGAAAAGGAATTATTATTGAACAAGATGAATCAGAAGACAGTGATGAGGAGGAAGGCCCAAAGAAAAAATGCAGAATTTGA
- the LOC123884778 gene encoding glycine-rich protein A3-like, with the protein MSNGRNKYDQESSERGLFSHITGYPTPPPPYPPPPASYSYPPTAYPPPTYPPQGGYPPSSGYYPPQYPPPHAAGGYPPSGYSHSGYHHHQPSYHAPHGYPSAYSPGHGGGLGGLFAGAAAAYGAHRLSHGHGGYHHGYGYGHGKYKHGKFGKRWKHGRFGFGKFKHGKFGKRWK; encoded by the exons ATGAGCAATGGTAGAAACAAGTATGATCAAGAGTCTAGTGAGAGAGGTTTGTTTTCACATATAACAGGCTAtccaacaccaccaccaccatatccTCCACCACCTGCTTCATATTCCTATCCACCAACAGCCTATCCACCACCTACATATCCGCCGCAAGGAGGATATCCACCTTCATCGGGTTATTATCCGCCACAGTATCCACCACCACATGCAGCAGGAGGGTATCCACCTTCTGGTTATTCTCATTCTggatatcatcatcatcaaccatCTTATCATGCCCCACATGGCTATCCATCTGCATATTCTCCAG GGCATGGGGGTGGTTTAGGAGGATTGTTCGCAGGTGCGGCGGCTGCTTATGGTGCTCACCGTCTATCACATGGACATGGAGGATATCATCATGGTTATGGTTATGGACATGGGAAGTATAAACATGGAAAATTTGGCAAGCGTTGGAAGCATGGTAGGTTTGGTTTTGGCAAGTTTAAGCATGGAAAATTTGGTAAGAGATGGAAGTGA
- the LOC123885251 gene encoding tRNA (guanine-N(7)-)-methyltransferase-like, with translation MGFWCGWRMLQIHSHNKLMLPLFRPLSSSSSSSSSSSSSSQAVVTVQDQQQLQKPQLRSSQLVALEYADLNLSYNLDLGHVRIRQHVNPLSSSFSAPAQVPDWNQVFADPALPLMVDIGCGSGRFLMWLAKRTPKVRNYLGLEIRQRMVKRAEEWVKDLALDNIHFLFANAPISFKQLVESYPGPLQLVSILCPDPHFKQKHRKRRVLQKPLVGAIVDNLTPGGQVFVQSDVLEVALDMKNQFDEVDELRHIDGSNAAILCDSEGWLLSNPMGIRTEREIHAEYEGAKIYRRLYEKKPM, from the exons ATGGGTTTTTGGTGTGGTTGGCGTATGTTACAGATACATAGTCACAACAAGTTAATGTTACCACTCTTTCGtcctctttcttcttcttcttcttcttcttcttcttcttcttcttcttctcaagcAGTAGTAACAGTACAAGACCAACAGCAACTACAAAAGCCACAACTGCGAAGCTCACAACTCGTGGCATTAGAATATGCTGACCTCAACCTCTCTTACAACTTG GATCTGGGTCATGTCAGAATCAGGCAACATGTCAACCCTCTCAGTTCTTCTTTCTCT GCTCCTGCGCAAGTACCAGACTGGAACCAGGTCTTTGCAGACCCTGCATTGCCACTCATGGTGGATATTGGATGTG GAAGCGGCAGGTTTCTTATGTGGCTTGCAAAAAGAACACCTAAAGTGAGAAATTATTTGGGATTGGAAATACGGCAAAGG ATGGTCAAGCGTGCTGAGGAATGGGTAAAAGATCTGGCTCTGGATAACAT ACATTTCTTGTTTGCAAATGCCCCGATTTCTTTCAAGCAGTTGGTAGAATCATATCCTGGACCCCTGCAGTTAGTTTCAATTTTG TGTCCAGATCCTCATTTCAAGCAAAAACATCGTAAAAGAAGAGTTTTGCAGAAGCCTTTGGTTGGTGCTATTGTAGATAATTTAACTCCCGGTGGACAG GTGTTTGTGCAGTCTGATGTGCTTGAAGTGGCACTTGACATGAAAAACCAGTTTGATGAAGTTGATGAACTTCGACACATAGATGGTTCGAACGCTGCTATATTGTGTGACAGTGAAGGATGGTTATTAAGCAACCCTATGGGGATTAGGACTGAGAGAGAGATTCATGCAGAATATGAAGGAGCGAAAATCTATCGAAGATTGTACGAGAAGAAGCCGATGTGA
- the LOC123885252 gene encoding glycine-rich protein A3-like, which produces MSHGRHNHESSDRNLFSNGYPVGGSYSYPPQGGYYPPQAAYPPQGGYYPPQQYPPSGYPQSGYNQPAYPVSHGYPSAYPSGHGGGIGGLFAGAAPGYGSHRLSHGHGGYNHGYGHGKFKHGKFGKHGKFGKRWK; this is translated from the exons ATGAGCCATGGTAGACACAATCATGAGTCTAGTGACAGAAATCTGTTTTCAAATGGCTATCCAGTAGGTGGATCCTATTCCTATCCTCCTCAAGGAGGCTATTATCCACCACAAGCTGCATATCCACCTCAAGGAGGTTACTACCCTCCACAACAGTATCCACCTTCTGGTTATCCTCAGTCAGGATATAATCAACCAGCTTATCCTGTATCACATGGCTATCCATCTGCATATCCTTCAG GACATGGTGGTGGTATAGGAGGATTGTTTGCAGGAGCTGCGCCTGGATATGGTTCTCACCGTCTGTCACATGGACATGGAGGTTATAATCATGGTTATGGACATGGAAAGTTTAAGCATGGAAAGTTTGGCAAGCACGGAAAATTCGGCAAGCGATGGAAGTGA